From a single Nicotiana tomentosiformis chromosome 2, ASM39032v3, whole genome shotgun sequence genomic region:
- the LOC104110178 gene encoding wall-associated receptor kinase 2-like: MFRPKGNICTNKDVGINMQLVKKQMQYIPIWPFYLFVLFFQENQVSSALTSVLAKPHCVERCGNLTIPYPFGIGRKCYFDKPFEIMCNDNKIAYLPWLNESVSHISMNYIKTLVNSVPVPYNRSSGQNVYGDKSGYGSNDDPYYSISPTKNKLVGIGCDMFAYAKDEDTRDIVSGCASFCSIRDDGTNGSYRTAATSSSSTHCTGRNGCCETAFSKAPKSFTATIQTMNTQQTSWASSNCSYILFVDKGFTNFTELLGKYSTSNCKEDYYFAAEWTLDWVIGNVSCVHAIKSPKYACGKHSQCINEFAREAGGYRCGCSPGYQGNPYLPNGCKDINECASPIGKRCPNNTQCINTSGSFFCETNSEKRMLRKQLYIGIVAASSSIILLAVCLGLYRRLQKRKERKTKQRFFKRNGGLLLEQRISLSGQSSNGNTLPGLKLFLKEELEKATDNFNERRILGRGGLGTVYKGMLADGSIVAVKKSNIVDETQVDQFINEIFILSQLSHRHIVKILGCCLETQVPLLVYEYISNGTLASHIHRNFSPSCSTTSTAIGLSWEHRLRVAAEAAGALSYLHSCASSAIFHRDIKSSNILLDENFRAVISDFGISRLVPIDKTHLTTLVGGTFGYLDPEYFRSGQLSDKSDVYAFGVVLAELLTSQKAVSLDTNNYDQGLVMRFKSSLKQGRILDIVDPEIVELVNEEIIIAVAKLAKRCLKFNSRERPYMKEVATVLDQLRSTRSDVTCGNSFQDNMSLRSESSSSYISDSQIEENSSPKVS, encoded by the exons ATGTTTCGACCAAAAGGCAATATTTGTACAAACAAAGACGTGGGAATTAATATGCAATTGGTAAAGAAGCAGATGCAGTACATTCCAATTTGGCCATTCTATCTTTTTGTGCtgttttttcaagaaaatcaagTTTCATCTGCTTTAACATCAGTGTTAGCGAAGCCTCACTGCGTAGAAAGATGTGGCAACTTGACCATTCCTTATCCATTTGGAATAGGGAGAAAGTGTTACTTTGACAAGCCATTTGAAATTATGTGCAACGACAACAAGATTGCTTACCTGCCTTGGCTTAATGAATCTGTATCCCATATTTCAATGAACTATATCAAGACTCTAGTGAATTCCGTACCTGTTCCTTACAACAGATCCTCTGGTCAAAATGTATATGGGGACAAAAGTGGATATGGATCTAATGACGATCCGTATTATAGTATTTCACCAACTAAGAATAAGTTGGTAGGAATTGGATGTGATATGTTTGcttatgccaaagatgaagatACTAGAGACATTGTAAGTGGATGTGCGTCTTTCTGCAGCATTAGAGATGATGGTACTAATGGTAGTTACAGAACAGCAGCTACTTCATCATCGTCGACGCATTGCACGGGAAGAAATGGCTGTTGTGAAACTGCTTTCTCAAAAGCACCAAAAAGTTTCACAGCCACAATACAAACAATGAATACACAGCAAACATCATGGGCATCTAGCAATTGCAGCTATATCTTATTTGTGGACAAAGGTTTTACTAACTTCACTGAATTGCTAGGTAAGTATTCAACCTCCAACTGCAAAGAAGATTACTATTTTGCAGCTGAATGGACGCTGGATTGGGTAATTGGGAATGTCAGTTGTGTCCATGCTATAAAAAGCCCAAAATATGCATGTGGAAAGCATAGTCAGTGTATCAATGAATTTGCCAGAGAAGCCGGCGGATACAGATGCGGTTGTTCTCCTGGTTATCAAGGCAATCCTTACCTCCCAAATGGATGCAAAG ATATCAATGAGTGTGCAAGTCCAATTGGAAAACGTTGTCCAAATAATACTCAGTGCATTAATACATCTGGAAGCTTCTTTTGTGAGACAAATAGCGAGAAACGCATGCTCAGGAAACAGCTCTACATAG GTATTGTAGCAGCTAGTAGTTCTATAATCCTACTGGCTGTTTGTCTTGGGCTATATCGACGActtcaaaaaagaaaagagaggaaAACTAAACAAAGGTTTTTCAAGAGGAATGGCGGATTGTTATTGGAACAACGGATCTCTTTAAGTGGACAAAGTAGTAATGGTAATACTTTGCCAGGGTTGAAACTTTTCCTAAAAGAGGAGTTGGAAAAAGCAACAGACAACTTTAACGAACGTCGAATTCTAGGTAGGGGAGGGCTTGGAACTGTCTATAAAGGAATGTTAGCAGATGGAAGTATTGTGGCTGTGAAGAAATCCAACATAGTGGATGAAACTCAGGTTGATCAGTTCATTAATGAAATTTTCATCCTCTCCCAATTAAGTCACAGACACATAGTCAAAATTCTAGGCTGCTGTTTAGAGACTCAAGTTCCTCTCTTAGTTTATGAATATATCTCAAATGGCACATTGGCATCTCATATTCATAGAAATTTTAGTCCAAGTTGTTCAACCACATCAACAGCAATAGGACTATCTTGGGAGCATCGGTTGCGAGTTGCTGCAGAAGCTGCAGGGGCGCTTTCTTACTTGCACTCATGTGCTTCTAGTGCTATTTTCCACAGAGACATCAAATCAAGCAACATACTATTGGACGAGAATTTTAGAGCTGTAATATCTGATTTTGGTATTTCAAGGTTAGTACCCATCGACAAGACTCACTTAACGACACTAGTTGGAGGTACATTTGGTTATTTGGACCCGGAATACTTTCGATCAGGCCAGCTTAGTGATAAAAGTGATGTCTATGCATTTGGTGTCGTTTTGGCGGAGCTTTTAACAAGCCAAAAAGCTGTCTCTTTAGATACAAATAACTATGATCAAGGTCTAGTAATGCGTTTCAAGTCATCGTTAAAACAAGGTCGTATACTTGACATTGTAGATCCTGAAATTGTTGAACTTGTGAATGAGGAGATTATTATTGCTGTAGCCAAGCTTGCCAAGAGATGCTTAAAGTTTAACTCAAGGGAAAGACCATATATGAAAGAGGTGGCAACGGTACTTGACCAACTAAGAAGCACAAGGAGTGATGTGACTTGCGGTAATAGTTTTCAAGATAACATGTCTCTAAGAAGTGAAAGCTCAAGTAGCTATATATCAGACAGTCAAATAGAAGAAAACTCATCACCTAAAGTCTCATAA
- the LOC104110181 gene encoding uncharacterized protein — MADKFVTTHAGAKKAKTMVNDIFAIKQSMGEGLRDFLTQLNRVRMNLPKVSEGIAVVAFQNGLSRDSSRATRKLLSRLIKYPPTTWDRIHNAYCAEVQEDEDGPNDQPIVSSQYKPGTEKNEETISVGITRSHHPTGNETNNMSGATPPFPTLRRRPIHVEDMDSLERERMPPLLFAHNFCVSPIEIVYALEKLGTKVKWPPKMRSDPSTRKSDVFCEFHQERGHKIEDYITLRQEVVNMLWKGHLKELLSDKGRKNFARGHENQGPAMPPSPARTINMIIGGSDDASINGIKFTTTHKRSITRERYDKLEESIIFDESDADGLTYPHNDALVITLRTLDTDVKHIMVDDGSGAYIIHPRFLTQIRLKDKIVPRYITLIDFNNAVERTSGEITLPVLAGGMTLETTLHIMDQATAYNAIVGRPWIHPIRAIPSSLY; from the coding sequence atggccgataagttcgtaaCGACACATGCCGGAGCCAAGAAGGCCAAAACAATGGTAAATGACATATTCGCCATCAAGCAGTCCATGGGAGAAGGACTGAGGGATTTCCTTACCCAATTAAACAGGGTAAGGATGAATCTGCCGAAAGTGTCCGAGGGGATAGCGGTCGTGGCCTTTCAGAACGGGTTAAGTAGAGATAGTTCGAGAGCAACAAGAAAATTGTTGAGTCGATTGATAAAATATCCCCCAACCACTTGGGACAGGATCCACAATGCttactgtgctgaagtccaagaAGATGAGGACGGCCCCAACGACCAACCTATCGTCTCATCTCAGTATAAGCCGGGTACagaaaagaatgaagagacaATATCAGTAGGGATCACCCGGTCTCACCACCCAACAGGGAACGAAACCAACAATATGTCAGGGGCCACGCCCCCCTTCCCTACGCTACGAAGAAGGCCTATCCATGTCGAGGACATGGATTCACTGGAACGAGAGAGGATGCCCCCTTTATTGTTTGCTCATAATTTTTGCGTATCACCTATAGAAATAGTCTATGCTCTGGAGAAACTCGGAACGAAGGTAAAGTGGCCGCCAAAGATGAGGTCCGATCCAAGCACCAGAAAATCCGACGTCTTCTGCGAGTTCCACCAGGAACGTGGGCACAAAATAGAAGATTACATCACCCTCAGGCAAGAAGTTGTGAACATGTTGTGgaagggacacctcaaagagctgTTAAGCGACAAGGGGAGAAAAAACTTCGCTAGAGGACATGAAAACCAAGGTCCGGCGATGCCGCCATCACCAGCTCGtactatcaacatgatcatcggcggcagcGATGACGCCTCTATCAACGGTATTAAATTCACCACCACTCACAAGCGATCTATCACCCGTGAACGGTACGACAAActtgaagaaagtatcatcttcgacgagTCAGATGCTGACGGTTTGACTTACCCTCATAATGATGCCCTTGTCATTACTTTGCGCACTTTAGATACTGATGTCAAACACATCATGGTGGACGATGGAAGTGGAGCATATATTATCCATCCCCGATTCCTCACCCAAATTAGACTCAAGGACAAGATAGTGCCGCGCTACATCACGCTTATCGAttttaataatgcagttgagCGGACATCGGGAGAAATTACACTCCCCGTATTGGCTGGCGGCATGACGCTGGAGACGACATTacacatcatggaccaggccacCGCGTACAACGCCATAgtaggacgaccatggatacatcccaTAAGAGCTATCCCCTCCAGCCTATACTAA
- the LOC104110179 gene encoding uncharacterized protein, which yields MVVAVGAPPFVFLPSSPFAASRNLKKQHNTIFNLNIGLQSSHTEHRCITISCIKCSASFTSAIVSKEEEPLPLEVNEIKTVCKTWVWRDYNINYLVYQARNENTSHPSLLLVHGFGASVAHWRRNIATLAQNYTVYAIDLLGFGASDKPVGYEYNMESWAQLILDFANEIIQRPTVLVGNSVGSLACVIAAADPSQTSIQGLVLLNCAGGMNNKAIVDDWRIKLLLPLLWLVDFLLNQRSVASAIFNRVKQRENLKNILLSVYGNKESVDEDLVEIIKGPADDEGALDAFVSIVTGPPGPNPVQLIPKITLPILVLWGDQDPFTPIDGPVGKYFSSLPSQKPNVSLFLLEGVGHCPHDDRPDLVHEKLLPWLSQLAMVENVVI from the coding sequence ATGGTTGTAGCTGTTGGTGCTCCTCCCTTTGTTTTTCTACCTTCATCACCGTTTGCTGCATCGAGGAACTTAAAGAAGCAACATAACACCATCTTCAATTTGAACATTGGTCTTCAAAGTAGTCATACCGAGCACAGGTGTATCACTATTAGCTGCATCAAATGCTCTGCCTCCTTCACCTCCGCCATTGTTTCAAAAGAGGAAGAACCATTACCGCTTGAGGTGAACGAGATTAAGACAGTATGCAAAACATGGGTATGGAGAGATTACAACATAAACTACTTGGTTTATCAAGCACGCAACGAAAACACTTCTCATCCTTCTCTACTCCTAGTTCATGGTTTTGGTGCCTCAGTCGCCCACTGGCGCCGGAACATTGCGACGCTCGCTCAAAACTACACAGTGTATGCTATTGACCTCCTTGGCTTTGGTGCTTCTGACAAACCAGTAGGATATGAATATAACATGGAATCTTGGGCTCAGTTAATATTGGATTTTGCGAATGAAATTATTCAAAGACCAACTGTATTGGTAGGGAACTCTGTTGGAAGCCTTGCTTGCGTAATAGCTGCTGCAGATCCTTCCCAAACATCCATTCAAGGGCTTGTTTTGTTGAACTGTGCTGGAGGCATGAATAACAAGGCAATTGTTGATGATTGGAGGATTAAGTTACTATTGCCCTTACTCTGGCTTGTTGATTTCTTATTGAACCAAAGATCAGTTGCTTCTGCAATCTTTAATCGGGTCAAACAAAGAGAAAATCTAAAGAATATCTTGTTGTCTGTTTATGGGAATAAGGAGTCTGTGGATGAAGATTTGGTGGAGATTATTAAGGGACCAGCAGATGATGAAGGCGCGCTCGATGCTTTTGTGTCCATTGTGACAGGTCCGCCGGGGCCAAATCCAGTGCAGTTGATCCCAAAAATTACACTCCCTATCCTTGTCTTATGGGGTGATCAAGATCCATTTACCCCAATTGATGGCCCTGTTGGTAAATACTTCTCATCCTTAccttctcaaaaaccaaatgtgAGTCTATTTCTTTTGGAAGGAGTCGGACATTGCCCTCACGATGACAGGCCTGATCTTGTCCATGAAAAGTTGCTTCCTTGGCTAAGCCAATTGGCAATGGTAGAAAACGTTGTAATATGA